The segment CAATGCGAGAAGACGCGAGGGACTTCCGCACAGACCTGCCCACGGCGGACCCCGCCGCGTCCTGGATAAAGCAAGAGGGGGCCCTAGTCTCTCCCCTCTGTTCCCACGCCTGTCAAGCCTGACAAATACTCATATCCCGAAGAAACCACGTCATGGCAGGCGCGCTAAAAGACCGGCGGCCAAGTTGCCTTGGCCACCGGTCCACGTCTTTCCAACACCCCGCCTCAGCCGACCCGCGCTACTGGACCCCGCGCGGGGGGCAGTCCTCACGTCGTGCCCAGTACCGGACTCCCCGAGTTCGCGTCTCCGCCAACTTCAAACCGAATCACCCCAGAGGCGTCCGTGAAAAAGCCCCGGCCACCAGTCACGCCGTATGACGTCGCGTTTGCATTCGCGGTAAAATTCGACGTGTCACCGCCCATCACGAAGTTGTACCCGCTTTTCGGCGTCGACCAATCGCCATCCAGATATGGCGGAACCGCGGTCGTAAGTTCGTCGAACGTGGGCGTATACACGAAATTCGCGCCATGATACGCCGTCTCCGCGCCGAGTATCGTCCGAAGGTTGCCCACTGCGGCCGCCTCGTTCGATTGCATGCGCGAACGCAGCAGATTCGGGATTGCGATCGCCGCAATGATTGCGATTATCGCCACCACAATCATCAGTTCAATCAGAGTAAAGCCTCTTTTGCTTCCGTATGTGCTCATATCGAAATCTCCCATGTTGTGACACCCTAAAGAACCTGCAAGCGCCCCGCTGTGGGGAACCCGCCGCTTCCATTCTCAACTGTCAGTATTGCCAAGGCAACAACTGTGCCAAGATTCCCGGAACTTCGTAAGTTATTATGGCATAATGACTTATACGAATATGAATACTGCGATTATTTCGCGGGGGGCTCCTCCTTCCACAACAAGCCGCGTCGCCTTGTGACATTTTTTGTCACTCTTGACACAGTTCCGGCATAGCCGGACTTCAAAATACCAGGACTTCCACTCGCTTGCGATGGTCGCCGCTCGGATGGAAGATCAGCAGGTCCTCTGCCTCGTTCTGGTTCAAGTCGGCCGTACGCACCACGCCAAAACTGGGGACAGAGAACGCATGCCACGGTTGCCGGGAAATGAAGTGTTCTTTGCTCCCAGTGTAGACGGCCAATTCCCCGCGCTGCGTCGCCAGCAGCAGGTCCAGTCGGCCATCGCCGTTCAGGTCG is part of the Candidatus Hydrogenedentota bacterium genome and harbors:
- a CDS encoding prepilin-type N-terminal cleavage/methylation domain-containing protein, producing MSTYGSKRGFTLIELMIVVAIIAIIAAIAIPNLLRSRMQSNEAAAVGNLRTILGAETAYHGANFVYTPTFDELTTAVPPYLDGDWSTPKSGYNFVMGGDTSNFTANANATSYGVTGGRGFFTDASGVIRFEVGGDANSGSPVLGTT